The window AAGCAAAGGCTGTTATAACAACTGAATTAAACGGGGAGAAAGGCGTCTCTATAGTTCTTTTAGCCGCTCACCTTATCCCAGAGGAGAAGAGAGCAGAGTTCAGGAGTATTGCTAGTACTGTACGCTTTACACTTGTAAGCCTTCCAACTAAATGGGCTCCTCCCAAACCCGTCGATATGAAGAAACTTCTTCTCGAGGCATTAGGTTTTGGGTGATTTAGTTTGAAAACAAAAGGAAACATAGAAAGGTTCGCATCAACCATAATCTCAAAGGAAATGGAGGAGTATAAATCGAAGATTGAAGAAGCATACAAAGCGGCTTTGAAGTTGATTGAGGAGACGAGGGATACAGAGTATAATGAAGCCTCCAGGAAAATACAGCAGGACATTGTTAACGCTGAGGAGAGGCTTAAAAGCGAGGGATCATCACTCGAACTTCAATTGAAAACCTCTAAGTCTGAATCTATTAGCAAGTGGGTTGAGCAGGTGCTTGACGAAGCTATAAGCAGAGCGTTAAAGGAGAGGGATTCAGACTGGTATAAGAAGTTTATGAAAGGTTTAGTTGATAGGTTATCAGAGGAAGCTAGTAGTACTTTTATTGTAAGATGTGCTAAGGAGGACTACAAACTTGTAGAAAAATTATTGAAGGATACAGGGTTATACGGTAAAACACTTAAGCTTTCCAGGGAGCCGGCTGATATTAAAGGCGGTATTATAGCGGTCTCAGAGGATGGGGACGCTGTTCTTGATTACAGTTTCGAACTTTTCTTGGAGAATATTAAACCTAAAATAAGGACTAGAATAGCTAGATTACTAGAGGGGTGAGGTATAGAATGGCGATTAAAGGTAGAATAACGAGGATATCCGGCCCGCTTATCATAGCTGAGGGTATGAAAGGAATACAGATGTATGAAATGGTTGGTGTGGGAGAAGAAGGCCTCATAGGAGAAGTTTCTAGGATTATGGGCGATAAAGCTTACATACAGGTGTATGAGTCCACTAGCGGTCTAAGGCCCGGAGACCCTGTCGAGGGAACGGGAGCCCCGTTAAGCGTTGATCTAGGCCCTGGACTATTGACAAGCATTTATGACGGTGTTCAGAGGCCGTTGAATAAAATAGCTGAATTCACTAAAGACATTTTCATTAGAAGAGGAATACATGTAGCTCCTATTCCCAAGGATAGGAAGTGGACTTTCACACCAGTCAAGCTAGAGAAGGGAGATAAGGTTTCAGGTGGAGACATAATCGGAACAGTCCAAGAGACAAGCCTCATAGAGCACAAGGTAATGGTTCCGCCTAACGTTCACGGGAGGATAAAATGGATTGCAATGGAGGGAGACTACACTATTGAGGATATGATTGGAGAAGTGGGGGTGGACGGGAAGAATATACCGCTTAAACTATCTCACCGTTGGCCGGTTAGACTACCAAGACCGTTCAAAGAAAAATTAGAGCCCAGTGAACCACTAGTCACAGGTGTTAGAATAATTGACACAATGTTCCCAATGGCGAAAGGAGGAACAGGAGCCATCCCCGGAGCCTTTGGTACGGGTAAATGTGTATTACCCCATACGCCTATATTGCTCGCTGACGGTGAATTGCTTCCAATAGAGGAGGTATATGAAAAATTCCATAATAAGGGTATGATGGTTGAATCTCGTGAAAACGAGGAGATTATAGATGTCTCACGGCTAGGCCTCACTGTT is drawn from Candidatus Tiamatella incendiivivens and contains these coding sequences:
- a CDS encoding V-type ATP synthase subunit E; its protein translation is MKTKGNIERFASTIISKEMEEYKSKIEEAYKAALKLIEETRDTEYNEASRKIQQDIVNAEERLKSEGSSLELQLKTSKSESISKWVEQVLDEAISRALKERDSDWYKKFMKGLVDRLSEEASSTFIVRCAKEDYKLVEKLLKDTGLYGKTLKLSREPADIKGGIIAVSEDGDAVLDYSFELFLENIKPKIRTRIARLLEG